Proteins encoded by one window of Lathyrus oleraceus cultivar Zhongwan6 chromosome 1, CAAS_Psat_ZW6_1.0, whole genome shotgun sequence:
- the LOC127129460 gene encoding G-type lectin S-receptor-like serine/threonine-protein kinase LECRK3, whose protein sequence is MVTQISLLFFFTLHLLVTVVISAKLTIVNQCNYTVWPASSTTTTSENSGNVTRTGFILKPGENSTITTSDNWTGRVWGRTLCTTDSTTGNFSCVTGDCSSGKITCDKYGLPPLTLAEFALNSANNHDFYDVSLVDGYNVPMNIVPLSSSGKCSSTGCPTDLNAVCPTELKVMKNGKLVACQGPCAAFNLQVFCCAGSHSTPNTCEPSVYAQIFKTACPAAYSYVYDDTSGTFSCPSTDYHVVFCPANNTSLDSVDQGGSVNVSESLVAGSGPNRWLSSSGDFAFGFYQLPDELFLLAIWYDKIQTDSIIWYANGDIPAAKGSRLVLNDSRGLVLTNPQGLELWRSYFTSGTVSKGIMNDDGNFQLQDKNSVAIWDSFSHPTDTFVPNQVMELNGNLSSRQGAFNFSRGRFKLHLQEDGNLVLHLINLPSNYSYDPYYSSGSNGDVKNQTNVGQRLMFDKSGFLYIEKKGGDNISISNQNGTFSTDNFYYKATINYDGVFTVAFYPKDPKRGQSWVIAKTIPENICLYSTFTDGEGVCGFNSICTLTNDQRPNCTCPDGYSLIDSNSMYAGCIPDFQVICQAGGNLGSQDDMYTMKELPNTDWPKSDYEIISPSSLQECKESCLQDCLCVLVSFNQSSCWKKKLPLSYGRKDQVVKGVSVMKLMKNDPFSSLTNQKKDHETLIIVISVLLGSSVFVILTLLGAMFFGFPYNRKKVRGCRTNKNAVDNNLRNFSFKEIVEATNNFREELGRGSCSIVYKGTIEMMVKVAVKKLDKLLQDSDKEFQTEMSVIGQTHHRNLVRLLGYCNEGQHRILVYELMSNGTLASFLFTSLKPNWSQRFQIVLGIARGLVYLHEGCCTQIIHCDIKPQNILLDDRYNARISDFGLAKLLLINQSHTETGIRGTKGYVAPDWFRSAPITAKVDTYSFGVLLLEIICCRKNVEKEFFTEEQGVLTDWAYDCYKTKRLDNLIENDNEVGNDTMSLEKLVMIAIWCIQEDPSLRPTMKEVLLMLEGIVEVMVPRSPYLYGSVSCN, encoded by the exons ATGGTTACGCAAATTTCTCTTCTGTTCTTCTTCACACTTCATCTATTAGTAACCG TTGTAATTTCGGCGAAATTGACTATAGTTAACCAGTGCAATTACACGGTGTGGCCAGCTTCATCAACTACCACTACCAGCGAAAACAGTGGAAACGTAACGCGCACCGGATTCATTTTAAAACCTGGTGAGAATTCCACAATCACGACCTCCGATAATTGGACAGGCCGTGTATGGGGCCGGACTCTCTGCACAACAGATTCCACCACCGGAAACTTCTCCTGCGTCACCGGCGATTGCAGCTCAGGAAAGATTACATGTGACAAATACGGATTGCCCCCCTTGACGCTGGCGGAGTTCGCTTTGAACAGTGCCAACAATCATGATTTTTACGATGTCAGCTTAGTTGACGGTTATAACGTTCCAATGAATATTGTTCCGTTAAGTAGTTCAGGAAAGTGTAGCAGCACGGGTTGTCCTACGGATCTGAACGCGGTGTGTCCGACGGAATTGAAGGTAATGAAAAATGGAAAACTTGTGGCGTGTCAGGGTCCTTGTGCTGCTTTTAATTTGCAGGTTTTCTGCTGTGCTGGGAGTCATTCAACTCCAAATACCTGTGAGCCGAGTGTGTATGCTCAGATATTCAAGACGGCGTGTCCTGCGGCCTATAGCTATGTCTATGATGATACAAGCGGCACATTCTCATGTCCGTCCACCGATTACCACGTCGTATTTTGTCCTGCTAATAACACCAG CTTAGATTCGGTAGATCAAGGTGGCAGTGTGAATGTTAGTGAGTCACTGGTTGCTGGTAGTGGACCAAATCGATGGCTCTCTTCTTCCGGAGATTTTGCATTTGGGTTTTACCAACTTCCTGATGAGCTTTTCTTACTAGCTATATGGTATGACAAAATACAAACTGATTCAATCATTTGGTATGCAAATGGAGACATTCCAGCTGCTAAAGGATCAAGACTGGTATTAAATGATTCTAGAGGTTTGGTGCTTACCAACCCTCAAGGTTTAGAGCTATGGAGATCATATTTCACATCGGGTACAGTTTCTAAAGGTATAATGAATGATGATGGAAACTTTCAATTGCAAGACAAAAACTCTGTGGCAATATGGGATAGTTTTAGTCATCCTACTGACACATTTGTGCCTAATCAAGtaatggaattaaatggaaatcTTTCTTCACGACAAGGAGCATTCAACTTCTCAAGAGGAAGGTTCAAACTTCATTTACAAGAGGATGGGAATCTTGTGCTTCACCTTATAAATTTGCCGAGCAACTACAGTTACGATCCTTACTATAGTTCTGGTTCCAACGGTGATGTGAAGAATCAAACAAATGTTGGACAACGTTTGATGTTTGACAAATCAGGTTTCTTATACATAGAGAAAAAAGGTGGAGATAATATTTCTATCAGCAACCAGAATGGGACATTCTCAACTGATAACTTCTACTACAAGGCAACAATTAATTATGATGGAGTTTTCACCGTAGCATTTTACCCTAAAGATCCAAAAAGAGGGCAGAGTTGGGTCATTGCGAAGACGATACCAGAAAACATATGCTTGTATTCTACATTCACAGATGGTGAAGGTGTGTGTGGGTTTAATAGCATTTGCACCCTTACAAATGACCAAAGGCCAAATTGTACCTGCCCGGACGGATATTCTCTAATTGATTCAAACAGCATGTATGCTGGCTGCATACCAGATTTTCAAGTCATTTGTCAAGCAGGTGGGAACCTGGGTTCGCAAGATGATATGTATACAATGAAGGAATTGCCAAATACAGATTGGCCTAAATCTGATTATGAAATAATAAGTCCATCTAGTTTGCAAGAATGTAAGGAATCGTGTTTGCAAGATTGCTTATGTGTTTTGGTTTCTTTCAACCAAAGTTCTTGCTGGAAGAAGAAGCTCCCACTATCTTATGGAAGAAAAGATCAGGTAGTAAAAGGAGTTTCTGTCATGAAATTGATGAAAAATGATCCTTTTTCTTCCTTGACAAATCAGAAGAAAGATCACGAAACTTTGATTATTGTGATTTCAGTGCTTCTAGGAAGCTCTGTGTTTGTCATTTTGACATTACTTGGGGCCATGTTTTTTGGGTTTCCTTACAACCGCAAGAAGGTCAGAGGCTGTAGAACCAACAAAAATGCTGTTGACAATAACTTGCGCAATTTTAGCTTCAAGGAAATCGTTGAAGCAACAAATAACTTCAGAGAGGAACTTGGAAGAGGGTCTTGCAGCATTGTGTACAAAGGAACAATAGAGATGATGGTCAAGGTAGCAGTTAAGAAACTCGATAAGTTGCTTCAAGATAGTGATAAGGAATTTCAGACTGAAATGAGTGTGATAGGACAAACTCATCACAGAAACCTTGTTCGTCTTCTTGGATATTGCAATGAGGGACAACATCGGATTTTGGTATACGAGTTAATGAGCAATGGAACTTTAGCAAGCTTCCTTTTCACCTCTTTAAAACCAAATTGGAGCCAACGATTCCAAATTGTTCTCGGAATTGCAAGAGGTCTTGTTTACTTGCATGAGGGATGTTGCACCCAAATCATCCATTGTGATATTAAACCGCAAAATATACTTCTGGATGATCGATACAATGCTAGGATTTCAGATTTTGGATTAGCAAAGCTATTGCTGATTAACCAAAGCCACACCGAAACTGGAATCAGAGGAACCAAAGGGTATGTTGCGCCAGACTGGTTTAGGAGTGCACCAATCACTGCAAAGGTTGATACTTATAGTTTTGGTGTATTGTTATTAGAGATCATTTGTTGCAGGAAAAATGTAGAGAAGGAATTTTTTACTGAAGAACAAGGGGTTTTGACTGATTGGGCTTATGATTGCTACAAGACTAAAAGACTTGACAATCTTATAGAAAATGATAATGAGGTTGGAAATGACACGATGAGCTTGGAAAAGTTAGTCATGATTGCTATTTGGTGTATTCAAGAAGATCCTTCTCTTAGACCAACAATGAAGGAGGTTTTACTGATGTTAGAAGGAATTGTCGAAGTTATGGTACCCCGAAGTCCCTATCTTTATGGTTCTGTAAGTTGTAACTGA